Genomic segment of Mastomys coucha isolate ucsf_1 unplaced genomic scaffold, UCSF_Mcou_1 pScaffold23, whole genome shotgun sequence:
TCTAAAGTATGATGGAGTTAAGTAAACAGGCATTGACCTTCTGCTTGCTCTGTTCAGGTGAGAGATTTTATAGTCCCACATCTTGTGTCTGTCTCGGCAGATTTGCTTCTGATAATATGCAGCTGACCAACATTTTCAGGGACTAGTGTAGTAAGTCCGGCCTGCTGGCGGACCCTCACTACTGTTGGGTCCTCTCGGACGGAGAATAATTGAATACCTGaaaacacaagcgggtaagagagaaagcaaggacaCGGACGCCAGGTAGCTGTATCAAGAGAGGTGTGTGTCTATTTACTGGAAAACTCAGTTTAAATAACCAGAGGCAACCCGATACCAAGCCATTTAACATCAACACGAGACCGgaggaaaaggttttttttagCTTTCGACTCTTGAGGCAAAAGGGGGCAAGAGCCCACAACTAGAATAGAGAGACATGCCTACAAAGGATCTGTTGGTTCCATAATCCACAGGGAGGAAGGCTTGTTTAAATTCTATGTATGATGACATTATGGTGCCCAGAGAAGGCACCGGTCCAGATGGATCTCTCCCAGCTGGAGGGAGGGCAATAGCAAGCTACCCATCATGCTCTCTGCCAACAATCAAAATTTAATTATACATACGATACTAAAAAGCACCCCGTAAAGGCTATCTACCCCAATATTGCCGAAGAAATTACTAAACTGCAAAATTTACGAGATGCAGGTCAAGCAAGTCCACTAGAGGGAGCCCTGACCAACTTTATACTGCAAGGTGCCTGGGGGCTGCTAAACACCTGTCTGCAGATTAAACCTTATAAAGAAATAGGGGGAGAAAAAAGCAAGACTGactggagagggaaaaaaaaaaaaagtcctgtaaACACATCACTGAAGTCTGGGGATTTCAGGAGCTACAAAACTTACATACCAATAAATTCAAGCTGAGCAAAATTAAGTAGCTGAATTCATGATTCTGCCTAATTTGTGCTTCTCTCTGTGAGTCAGCATCCTGAAGTCCATGGCTCCACCTCTCCTCTTAAGTGGAAAATTTTCAACTATCTGTGTCAGAACACATTTCCCTCACACACCATAGTAGCCTTTTTGAAACCAACCTTTTCCCTCACACACCATAGTAGCCTTTTTGAAACCAACCTTCCGTTTTAACGTAAATAACATCATTGTGTTCACAAGACCTCTGGATATAAAGTAGCTGCGATGGCTACTATCCCTGCCTTTCCTCTATGTCTGTAAAACACTGTTCTCCCAGACTGTACATTTCTACATTCCTAGCCTGGAGAGTCTCCAGACCACAGGCAGTGCCTGTGCAGACATGAATAATAACTATTCAGTTCCAAAGCCGCCTCTTTAGGGCTAGGATATGGAGGTAAAAAGAGAAGCTTCCCTTCGTGTGAGCTGATTTAGCTCACCCACCTGCCTGAGTTTCCCAGTTGCCTAGACAACGTGCAGTCTCCAGAAACCCAACGTCCCAGCCCAGTTCTTGGTCCCACCTCTTGAGGAAGTTTTACACCCTGGAttggctcccaggacccaggCTCCTCCCTAGGCTCAATCTGCTTGGGTCTCTCTTTACCCTCCCCTGTGGCGTGTCACTCCCCAGGaagacaccatacacacacacacacacacacacacacacacacacacacacacacacacacacgcaaaagtCTTGCAGGTAGGTAAGAAGGGGGAGAATACACAtgttggagagagaagggagggaccAGGTCCAGAAGTTTCTCTAAGAGGCTGACTGCTGATCCCAGCCCACCCTAAGGGTCCCAGAGACTCCAGAAACTCCCAACTCAGTCTAAGGATCAGGAAAGCATGTCTGTATGCTAACCTACAAAGAAGGTCTTCCCTTCGTCAGGACAGCAAGATGCCACCTAAAaccaaaggaaagggaagaaaagccGGGGCacggaagaagaaaaagaactcaaGTCCTGGTGAGTTACAATGCCCCTGTGTGAAGGGGCAATGAAGGTCCATGCCCCTGTGTGTCCATGTCCCCAGTCCACCCAGAGGTCCTCCAGCCCCCTGGGCAAGAAGATGGagtgggtttgttttggttttgtcttttgttcttaAGACACAGGGTCACTATGGAACCCAGGCAAGCCTCAAACGTATCCTCCTAGtctttctagtgctgggattgcccGGTGCTCACAATGCCTAGCACTAGGCATTGCCACCACAGTTGGCTAAAATGAAGCTTTCTTGCCCTCCTCTTCAGAGCCTTGAGTCCAGATTCAGCCAAGCTGGGGAACCGGAGAATGCCTCTCTCCCCCTGGAGCTCCATCTAGCCCTTTGCCTTCTTCCTATTTTTCACCCTTCTTTTTGAGCACCCACCAAGTACAAGGCGGTGACGACTCAGCTGTGAATTGGTCAGATTTTGCCATTGGGTGTCCCTCACCCAGTGATCTTCCTCCATCCTGCAAGAAGTGTAGGAGGAAGACGGGGTAGGGGCTAGATGGCCTGAAACTCTGTGGTCTTGCCACAACAGGTGTGGAGGCTGAGGCCAAGCACAGGCTGGTGCTGCTAGAGAAAGAGCTGCTTCAGGACCGATTAGGTAAGGAGTGCGGAGCCTCAGGAGACAGCAGCAATGGCAGGTCCTAGTCAGGGGTATCACTGCTGTGacgaaacaccacgaccaaagcaacttggggaggagatgTTTTGTCTGGCTTGTGCTTCCAAAACACTGTTTATTATTGAAGTTAGGAGAAGAACTCCAAATAGGACAGaagcctggagacaggaactgatacagaagccatggagtggTACTGCTAATTgtcttgctccccatggcttcctcagcctgctttgttatagaacccaggaccatcagccaaAGGGtagcaccacccataatgggctgggctcactaattaagaaaatgccctgtaggCTTACCTATAGCCAgatcttagggaggcattttctttctttttcttttttttttttagatttattattatacatgagtatactgtaactgtcttcagacataccagaagagggtgtcagatctcattaggagtggttgtgagccaccatgtggttgctgggatttgaactcaggaccttcagaagagcagtctgtgctcttaccccttgagccaccatctctccagccctctttcgttttctttttcttttcttttttttttaatcttctttaaaaaaaagaaagaaaaaaaaagaggccaggcagtggtggtgcacttgggaggcaaaggcaggcaaatttctgagttcaaggccagcctggtctacagagtgagttccaggacagccaggactacacagagaaaccctgtttcaaaaaaacaaaacaaaacaaaaaaaaagatttatttatttattttatttattttatgtatgtaagtacactgtccctgtcttcagggCACCCTACGACAGATGGTTATAtgccactatgtgattgctgggaattgaactcaggacctctggaagagcagtcagtgcccttaaaggctgacccatctcttcagcctgaggcattttctcagttgaggctccctcctctctgacaactctagcttgtgtcaagttgacagaactaTCCATTCAGCCATGGCACATGGGGCATTTCTGGGTTCTTGGGGAAGTGGAAGTTTGAACTATGTCCAGGGCTATTTCTCTGTTGGCAAAGATTGTGAGGAAGGGCTAGGCAGTGAATATTGATGAAGAAGCTGTTCTCCCCCTGACTCTGGGAAGGCAATCATAAGCCCGTTCATGATAGGTTAGTAATCTACCATGAAGCTAACCTGCAGCTCGGGGAAGCCACTGGTTTTTAGTAGCCAGACATGGAGAAGACTATTGACTCTGGAGGAATGAAAACTTTATGGGTTtcaagggggttgggggagagacaCTGAATAAGAGGTTAACACTGCCAAATTCCCGAAGAGAAGCATAGTTCAAGGCTATGGTGATTGATTCTATGGGATCCTCAGCCAGGCCTGAGCATGGCTCTGTGGCTATTCACAGCTCTACAGAAGGAAGAGGCTCACCGAGCCAAGGCTTCCGAAGACAGGCTGAAGCAGAGGTTACAAGGGCTGGAAGctgaactggaaagaacccaaagggaagggaaggccgTATATGTGGGTATGTTTGATCAGGTGGGCAGGAGGACAATCAGGAGGGTCCGGGAATTCGAGGAAGGGAAATGAAGAGAGATTCCAACTGCCATACCTAGTCTCTACCTTCCCTGCATATAGGCAGGGTCCTGAGAACCAAAGATAGATCCCTTGTATGAATGTGGATTACCACATTCTAGAGTGTCTAATGCTCCATGCTGGGTGTTTGCATGACACAAAATGTAGTGACAGTCCTTATCTTTTTCATCTTTGGGAGTAAGTAGGAGGAAAGGCCAGAATCTCACCTAAACAGATATGGAGAAGAGGCTCTTCTTTCCTACCCCCCATATTTTCAAGGTCTCCCaagtttcttagttttgtttctccACCGAGACTTTCCCCACGTGtaactttatttcctttctttatgtCTCCATCCTGCTGCCTATTGCTCCTACCTCAGAGATGAGCCGCCAGCGTCGAGCCCTGCAAGAGGAGCTGGGGACCAGAAGCAAGCTGCTGGAGGAGGAAGTGAGAGGTCTAAGGGAGCAGCTAGGTagctccccaccccatccttgcCCCTTCTTTCCCAGGTTCAGTAGCAAGGCCCAACATGGATGAGTGGACTTAGAAGGCTCTCCTTAAGATGTCTATAGTCTGTTGGCTGAGTTTTAACTAGGGTCACTGTCACCCTAGCTCTCCTCTGAACAAAGAGTTCAGTGCCACAAACCTCTCTGTCAGAGCTGGAGTTGGTTTCTctgagagttggctcagcagttaacagctcttaaccaaaaaaaaaaaaaaaaaaaaaaaaaaaaaaaaaagcaagccaggcGTGCtagtgcacgtctttaatcccagcacttgggaggcagaggcaggcggatttctgagttcgacgccagcctggtctacagagtgggttccaggacagctaaggctacacagagaaaccctgtctcgaaaaaaacaaaacaaaaaaacaaacaaataaaaacagttaACAGCTCTTGTTCTTACAAAGAACCAgaaatcaattcccagcacccacgtggtggtgtagttcacaaccatcctgtaactccagccagagggatctaagcaaagcactcatacacataaaataacaaaataaataaatctaaaaaagaagaaagttcaaAAAAAAGCCTCTAAGACAGAGGTAAAGAGAAGGTAAGTGCCACTCCATTTCTCCCATTAATCTCCCCAAGTCTAGCAGTTAACCCCTTCACTACCTTGTCTGTCCTAAGCAAAACATATTCCTTATTATTCTAGCCAACTTTTACAACCAAACTACAGAGAATATTAGACTTAATTTACTTCAGTATCCTCAAAGCCAAATACCTGGTAGAAAGCCTTAAATTTCTACTTGCTAAATCAATGAATAAACCAACCAGATAAGaaaacagaggtcagaagatggcatcagatccatggagctggagttatggatggttcggagctaccatgtgggtggtATGAGTGAAATCCGGGGAGTCCTGGGaaagagcagcagccagtgctcttagctgctgagtcactGCTCCAGccgcaccccacacacacacatacccctctcCCAAATCTTTTTTGTTCCTAAAAagcccaaggtggccttgaactcacagtgatcctccagcctcactGGAGTTGTTGGATTTTAGGTGTGAACCATCACATCCTATTTCAAAGTTTTCTTATCCTAAAATATCTTTGGTTTGATTATAAATATTCATGAGCTACTTTATACAGGCCAGGGACTCCATCTCTGGCCTTGGCCTTCTTTCAAATTAAAAGTCAACATTTATTGagccccttctttttctttctttttttttttttttttttNNNNNNNNNNNNNNNNNNNNNNNNNNNNNNNNNNNNNNNNNNNNNNNNNNNNNNNNNNNNNNNNNNNNNNNNNNNNNNNNNNNNNNNNNNNNNNNNNNNNNNNNNNNNNNNNNNNNNNNNNNNNNNNNNNNNNNNNNNNNNNNNNtgtcctggaactcactctgtagaccaggctggcctcgaactcagaaatctgcctgcctctgcctacctgggatttaaggcgtacgccaccaccgcccagctacatGGAGACTTTGAGGCttgcctgggctatataagatcctgtcttaaaccaaacaaacaaaatggccaggcagtggtggtgcatgcatgcctttaatcccagcacttgggaggcagaagcaggtggatttctgaattcaaggccagcctggtctacaaagtgagttccaggacagcttgggcaataaagagaaaccctgtctcaaaaatcaaaaacaaaacaaacaaacaaaatgaagccAAACATTTAAGACATGGCAATTCAGAGAGACTTGTCTCACACTGTCTAAGTAATTAATAAGCAGCAGACTTTGGACACATCTTCTGTCTCAAGACCTCTATGCACCCTGCCATACCTTAGTAAGTCTATAGAGACCTCAGGAAAAAGATGGCCCTGGAAGTCTATAAGGGCCTGTGAAGCTGCCCAAAGAGGCACCTTTGGCTACTGTTTTTGGTATATAGCATCATTGttctgtcttctttatctttCTGCCCCATTTCCTAGAAACGTGCCAAAGGGAGGCTAAGACAGCAAAGAAAGAAGCTGAACAAGCCCTCAAAAAGCAAGATGGAACCCTGGCTCAGCTTCGTGCCCACGTGGCAGACATGGAGGCCAAATATGAGGAAATCTTGCATGTAAGCACCACTACCTGTTGGCCATCTTTTAATTATCTCATAGCCTTCCATCCCTATGCCCCCAATTAGTGTGATGACCCACGACCTAAGGGAGCCATGCTAAGTGTAAACAGAAGAAGATCCAACCATTGACAGAGGCAGTGACTTGTAATCCCATTACTTGGGTAGTTTaggcaggaagattttgagttcaaggccaagatGAGTTACAATGTACTAAGCaccagctacacagtgagatctagGCTCAAAATAATCAGGGGATTACTTTGTTACATAGTATTAGGACAGTGATGCTATATATCAAAGTAAGGGTGTAGGTCAATGGTAGTGCTCTGGCCTCCAGCCTAGTATGCAaggccatgggttcaattccATACATAGAGGTGGGTGGGGGATAGGAAGAGGAGtgtggaaaaggaggagggaaggaaaggagtggAACAGGTTCATAATCCTGGTATTCAGAAGAATGAGGCAGACAAATCataggttcaaggccaacctaggtacaaagttcaaggccagcatagtcgGTGTAGTAAGAGactatatctcaaaataaaaattaaaaaagaggcTGTGCattggtgacacacacctttaatcccagcacttaactcccagttgggaggcagaggcaggcagatttctgagtttgaggccagcctggtctacagagtgagttccaggacagccagggctacacagagaaaccctgtctcgaaaaaattaaaagttaaaaagagacATGGTACTTGTCTAGCACGTGTGAGGCTTTAGGTTCAAGCCTAAGTGTtggaaagtgggggaggggtgtttaGGAGTCAGGCATGATGGTTCACATTTGaaatctagcacttgggaaactgaggcaggagaattctgagttcaaaactagcctggactacaaagcaagGTTatcttacaaaaaaagaaagaaggaagggagggagggagagagggaacgaGGGAAAGCCATTGAAGAACTCTTACTAATCAAGCTGGGCAACCTGAGGTGATGTtcacccttccctccttccctgggAGCTGAAAGCTGGCTGTTCACAGGACAACCTGAACTGTCTATTGGCCAAGTTGAGAGTGGTCAAGCCTCAGTGGGATGCAGCTGTGCTGAAACTCCACATCAGACACAAGGAGCAGCTACGGCAATTTGGTCTCAACCCCCTGGATCTTTGAAGCTACTGGCCTCTAATCTAAGACCTATCAATAAAATAACTTGATGTAGAACTCAATAGAACTATGGGTTATGGCTGTTAGCCATGAGGACAGCTATGTTCTGGGTTGTCCCGTTGTCCTAAAACATTGAGTGGTAAGAAACAGATAATGTTCTAAACCCTTTCCTACAGAAACTAGATCCCATTCCTTTAAGCCTGGAGCACTTTTGTTTGGTCCCTTTAAACTACCATGGCTTATataggcatggtagtgcatacctttaattcccacacttgggaggcagaggcaggcagatctctgagtttgaggttagcctggtctacaaatcgagtagcaggacagccagggctatatagagaaaccctgtcttgaaaaaccaaactaaaacaatcttgGGTTTATCCTGACCAATGAAACACAAAtccagatttgtgtgtgtgtacacatacatacatttacttatttatttatttggacagTAGCATATTTATACTAAAGTGctcatatagaggtcagaggacaacttccaggaactggttctctcctactGTGTGGTTCTGGTGAGTcaactcgggttgtcaggcttagAAGCCAACactttttacctgctgagctagctCACCAGCCAATTGGGAAAAGCTGTAACAGGACATTACAATAACCAAGAACCAGCTCCCAAGATTCTAAGGTATCCAGTAGAAGGAAGATGAGGCTCCAGTCCTTTTGCCACATGACAACAGAGTCACACGTAACCTATGTCCTCAGTGACTTCAATCCTAAATGGTTCCACGGCGTCATCTCCTTGAGCAGAACTTAATCTTTGGCACACAACTCCCCAAAACTTCTACATAACATCCTGTGGAGTGTCATGCTCCCTCATGAGCCCGCCTGAGGGCTCGGCTCTGTCCACAGTCCACACTcctctgctggaggtaggctcatGAGAAAGGAGAAGGTCCCTGGCAGTCCTGTGATCTGCAGTGTCCAAATTCTCCAGCTCCCACTTCCAACGGAGAGACCATTCCCAGCTCTCTCCACCTCAGGGTGCAGAGCAAGGACAGAACCACTAGGCAAGTCTGTGCCAGTAAGTCTATGCCAAGCAGAGATGTCCTATAGCAACTCTGAGGCCAGAGTCCAGTCCTACACACAGAAGAAGAGGAGTCAGTCTGGAACCAGAAGAGTTCACTTTCCTGCCCCAACATGCTCTGCTCAGGAATAGGACTTCGTCCACAGATCTTTCCGTCCCCACCTCCTATGACCAATGGTTTTCTCCTGCACATCCCACACAGCTCTACCCATTAgccctcctctctgcccttctcatAATTCCATTTGCCTCTTTGACTTCACCTCTCCAGACTCTGAGGAAATCCAGGCTTCTAAGCCCTGTGGATTCCTAGCTGCTAGCTTCAGGCAGAGGGGTGGCTCGGCCTCAGCCAGCTGCTGAAGCCTATCCAGGTCACTGTCTCCACCCACAGGATATCCGTTCACTTCCAAAACTGCATCTCCCATTTGCAGCCCTGCCCGGGCAGCTGAGCCTCCTGGGGTCACCTGACAGTGTAGGGGGAAACACAAAAGTGTTGGCCGGGTGTTGTAAAGATGGACagactcagagacagagaaaggtaggTGGTGAATGATGATGGGTAGATCCCAAGGCACATGGTGCCTCAGTCACCTGGGAGATGAAAAGACAAGGCCCACTGGCCACACAGCAGAGTCTGAATCCATAGCCACCTCCAGGACCGGGGTACAAGAAGCATTGGCGGGAGCCAGCAAGGCCAGAAGGCTCAACTGTGTCTTCAACTGGAGGATTCTTGGTTTCTGCCAGGGGAGGGGCAGCAATCTCAGTGGTCTCCAAGAAGAGGAGGGGTGACAGTCGTACCTGGGGATGTGGGGGCGGAGAGAACCTGTGGCACCCGAGCCCAGCTCCATTCCTGCCCTCTCCCCAACCCTGTCACATACCATGCTGAAGAAGCGGTCAGCCTCAGGATCAACAACAATGAGGGAGACACAAGAGCCCTGCGCTCGGATCCTAGACACTGTTTCTTCATGGCCCAGTCCTTCCACGCTTTCCCCAGCCACAGCCACCAGGCGGTCTCCAGCCTTCATCCCAGCCTTGTCAGCTGGCAGTCCTGGGTCTATCTCCCACAAGAACTGTCCTGGGACATAGACATCTTCACTGCTCTCCCCTGACTCACACCCATGTTTTCTCAGGAACTAACCCCTACAGTACATGGGAGGATGTCGTTAGGGGTTGTGGGGTACCTCTCATGGACACTGAGAAGCATACAATTAAATGTATATGACCAGCCTAACGTCCAGTTTCCTATCCACCCCAGAGCTGCCACTCACCAAGTCGGCCATCCAGGCCCTTCTCCTCCCGGAGCAGGAACCCAAAGCCTTCAGGCCCTTTCTCTATGTTTAGACACCGGGGCTTAGCGGGCAATGCCCAGCCCTCTGCCAGGGGTGCAGCAAGAGGCATTCCTAGTTGGTGACACTGTTCCTCTACCTCCGGCCCTGCCACCAGCAGAGTCACCTGATCTCCACTCTGCCAAAGCTGTGAGGACAGAGCAAGAATGTATGCATGGGACATCTGTGTGGGACAGAAAGGCGAgtatctccccagcctctcctcccggaggaaccccccccccccgaatgaGGGCAAGCCTCATGCAAACTATAGGGAAAAGAACAGGGGGTGA
This window contains:
- the Ccdc153 gene encoding coiled-coil domain-containing protein 153 isoform X2, coding for MPPKTKGKGRKAGARKKKKNSSPGVEAEAKHRLVLLEKELLQDRLALQKEEAHRAKASEDRLKQRLQGLEAELERTQREGKAVYVEMSRQRRALQEELGTRSKLLEEEVRGLREQLETCQREAKTAKKEAEQALKKQDGTLAQLRAHVADMEAKYEEILHDNLNCLLAKLRVVKPQWDAAVLKLHIRHKEQLRQFGLNPLDL
- the Pdzd3 gene encoding Na(+)/H(+) exchange regulatory cofactor NHE-RF4, producing MEAAADLRDTALLTLKFKFNPRLGIDNPALSLAEDQDQSDPWNLNRPRFCLLSKEEEKSFGFHLQQQLGKADHVVYRVDPGTSAQRQGLREGDRILAVNNKIVAHEDHVVVVRYIRASGPRVLLTVLAQHVHDVARVQQGSDAFLCRTLASGVRPRLCHVVKDEGGFGFSVTHGARGPFWLVLSAGGAAERAGVPPGARLLEVNGVSVEKFTHNQLNRKLWQSGDQVTLLVAGPEVEEQCHQLGMPLAAPLAEGWALPAKPRCLNIEKGPEGFGFLLREEKGLDGRLGQFLWEIDPGLPADKAGMKAGDRLVAVAGESVEGLGHEETVSRIRAQGSCVSLIVVDPEADRFFSMVRLSPLLFLETTEIAAPPLAETKNPPVEDTVEPSGLAGSRQCFLYPGPGGGYGFRLCCVASGPCLFISQVTPGGSAARAGLQMGDAVLEVNGYPVGGDSDLDRLQQLAEAEPPLCLKLAARNPQGLEAWISSESGEDWTLASELL
- the Ccdc153 gene encoding coiled-coil domain-containing protein 153 isoform X1: MEGKSKMPPKTKGKGRKAGARKKKKNSSPGVEAEAKHRLVLLEKELLQDRLALQKEEAHRAKASEDRLKQRLQGLEAELERTQREGKAVYVEMSRQRRALQEELGTRSKLLEEEVRGLREQLETCQREAKTAKKEAEQALKKQDGTLAQLRAHVADMEAKYEEILHDNLNCLLAKLRVVKPQWDAAVLKLHIRHKEQLRQFGLNPLDL
- the Ccdc153 gene encoding coiled-coil domain-containing protein 153 isoform X4, translating into MPPKTKGKGRKAGARKKKKNSSPALQKEEAHRAKASEDRLKQRLQGLEAELERTQREGKAVYVEMSRQRRALQEELGTRSKLLEEEVRGLREQLETCQREAKTAKKEAEQALKKQDGTLAQLRAHVADMEAKYEEILHDNLNCLLAKLRVVKPQWDAAVLKLHIRHKEQLRQFGLNPLDL
- the Ccdc153 gene encoding coiled-coil domain-containing protein 153 isoform X3, with product MEGKSKMPPKTKGKGRKAGARKKKKNSSPALQKEEAHRAKASEDRLKQRLQGLEAELERTQREGKAVYVEMSRQRRALQEELGTRSKLLEEEVRGLREQLETCQREAKTAKKEAEQALKKQDGTLAQLRAHVADMEAKYEEILHDNLNCLLAKLRVVKPQWDAAVLKLHIRHKEQLRQFGLNPLDL